The following are from one region of the Mangifera indica cultivar Alphonso chromosome 14, CATAS_Mindica_2.1, whole genome shotgun sequence genome:
- the LOC123195755 gene encoding L-ascorbate oxidase homolog gives MEDYRSLCSILVVFLLLNCTRGESPYRFYTWNVTYGDIYPLGVKQQGILINRKFPGPQVEAVTNDNLIISVFNSLDEPFLISWNGVQQRRNSWQDGVYGTNCPIPPGQNFTYVLQVKDQIGSYFYFPSLAFHKAAGGYGGITIASRSVIPVPFDPPAGDYTVLAGDWFNKNHTDLKAILDAGSDLPFPDGLLINGRGSNGYTFTVDQGKTYRFRISNVGLTTSINFRIQGHKMLLVEVEGTHTLQNTYDSLDIHLGQSYSVLVTADQPAQDYYIVVSSRFTSQVLSATSILHYSNSAGSVSGPPPGGPTTQVDWSLEQARSIRRNLTASGPRPNPQGSYHYGLINTTRTVRLENSAPIINGKQRYAVNSVSFIPADTPLKLADYFKISGVFSLGSIPDNPTGGGAYTQTSVMAADFRGYAEVIFQNPEDTEQSWHIDGHNFFVVGMDGGEWTPASRLTYNLRDTVSRCTVQVYPKSWSAVYMPLDNVGMWNVRSENWARQYLGQQFYLRVYSPANSWRDEYPIPSNSLLCGRAVGHRTQPL, from the exons ATGGAAGATTATAGAAGTTTATGTTCTATCTTGGTTGTGTTCTTGCTACTGAACTGCACTAGAGGGGAAAGCCCCTACAGATTTTATACATGGAATGTTACTTATGGCGACATTTACCCACTTGGAGTGAAACAACAG GGGATACTAATAAACCGGAAATTCCCGGGGCCTCAAGTGGAAGCTGTGACCAATGACAACTTAATCATCAGTGTTTTCAACAGCCTGGATGAACCATTTCTGATATCTTG GAATGGTGTACAACAGAGAAGGAACTCTTGGCAAGATGGAGTTTATGGCACTAACTGCCCTATCCCACCAGGCCAGAACTTCACATATGTTCTTCAAGTAAAGGATCAAATTGGTAGCTACTTCTATTTCCCGTCTCTTGCTTTCCACAAGGCTGCAGGTGGGTATGGTGGCATCACAATTGCCAGCCGCTCTGTTATTCCTGTGCCGTTTGATCCCCCTGCTGGAGATTACACCGTCCTGGCTGGTGATTGGTTCAATAAAAATCACACT GATTTGAAAGCGATATTAGATGCTGGAAGTGATCTTCCCTTCCCTGATGGACTACTTATCAATGGTCGTGGATCAAATGGGTACACATTCACAGTTGATCAGG GCAAGACTTACAGATTCCGGATATCAAATGTGGGGCTTACAACTTCCATCAATTTCAGAATTCAGGGTCACAAAATGCTTTTGGTGGAGGTGGAAGGAACCCACACACTTCAGAACACATATGATTCCCTTGATATCCATTTGGGACAGTCCTATTCAGTGTTGGTGACAGCTGATCAACCAGCACAGGATTACTACATTGTTGTCTCATCTCGCTTCACCTCTCAAGTTCTCTCTGCTACCTCAATTCTTCATTACAGTAACTCAGCAGGTAGTGTTTCTGGTCCTCCTCCTGGTGGCCCAACAACTCAAGTCGATTGGTCTCTTGAACAAGCTCGTTCGATCAG GCGGAATCTAACAGCTAGTGGACCAAGACCTAATCCCCAAGGTTCATACCACTACGGATTGATCAACACTACTCGTACTGTTAGACTTGAAAATTCTGCTCCAATTATCAATGGCAAGCAGAGATATGCTGTCAACAGCGTATCGTTCATCCCAGCTGACACGCCTCTTAAGCTTGCTGACTACTTCAAAATTTCTGGAGTATTCAGCCTAGGAAGCATCCCAGATAACCCCACTGGCGGTGGTGCTTATACCCAGACTTCTGTCATGGCTGCAGATTTCCGGGGTTATGCCGAGGTTATTTTCCAGAATCCTGAAGATACTGAGCAGTCATGGCATATTGATGGCCATAATTTCTTTGTTGTGGG GATGGATGGAGGGGAGTGGACTCCTGCAAGCAGGTTAACTTACAATTTGAGAGACACAGTTTCTCGTTGCACTGTTCAG GTGTATCCAAAATCATGGAGTGCGGTTTACATGCCTTTGGATAACGTGGGAATGTGGAATGTAAGGTCTGAAAATTGGGCTCGCCAGTACCTAGGCCAACAATTCTATCTTCGCGTGTATTCACCTGCAAATTCATGGAGGGATGAATATCCGATCCCATCCAATTCTCTTCTTTGCGGCAGGGCAGTGGGGCATCGAACTCAACCTCTGTGA